A window from Chryseobacterium vaccae encodes these proteins:
- a CDS encoding RNA polymerase sigma factor, translated as MTQETFKNTVFILKDEMYRFAKRFVMSSDEAEDVVQDLMMKFWQKKDELEHFGNFRSYALKSVRNECLNRLKHHDVKLGFADLQLHRSELYSMDINNLKEYIVGFINQLPEKQKMVIHLKDVEEYEVSEISEMLEMEENAVRVNLMRARQKVKEQISQLMSYEQRSISK; from the coding sequence ATGACCCAAGAAACTTTTAAGAATACGGTGTTTATTCTCAAAGACGAGATGTATCGTTTTGCGAAAAGATTCGTGATGAGCAGTGATGAGGCCGAAGACGTAGTACAGGACCTGATGATGAAGTTCTGGCAGAAAAAAGATGAACTGGAGCATTTTGGAAATTTCCGCTCCTATGCTTTGAAATCTGTACGGAATGAGTGCCTGAACCGCCTAAAGCATCATGATGTGAAGCTGGGATTTGCAGATTTGCAACTTCACAGATCAGAATTGTACAGCATGGATATTAATAACCTGAAGGAGTATATTGTTGGTTTTATCAATCAGCTTCCTGAAAAACAGAAAATGGTAATCCATCTGAAAGACGTAGAAGAATATGAGGTATCCGAAATTTCCGAAATGCTGGAAATGGAAGAAAATGCGGTAAGAGTAAATCTTATGCGTGCCAGGCAAAAAGTAAAAGAACAAATTTCACAACTGATGAGCTATGAGCAAAGATCAATTTCAAAATAA
- a CDS encoding helix-turn-helix domain-containing protein, with the protein MTLGEKLKKARISKNLTQEYLAEVLNVSQKTYSNFENDKSKPAFSQVEDIAKVLEVSVLDFLSNDGLSFHYDNVHGGNNGFIYQNQLPEKLIEQYEQRLKDKDAEIIYLRQLLDKK; encoded by the coding sequence ATGACTCTAGGAGAAAAACTGAAAAAGGCAAGGATCAGCAAAAATTTAACTCAGGAATATCTGGCAGAGGTGCTGAATGTTTCTCAGAAGACTTATTCTAATTTTGAAAATGATAAGAGTAAGCCCGCTTTTTCTCAGGTAGAGGATATTGCAAAAGTTTTAGAAGTAAGCGTTCTGGATTTCCTGAGTAATGATGGACTCTCTTTTCATTATGATAATGTACATGGAGGAAATAATGGTTTTATTTATCAAAATCAACTTCCTGAAAAACTGATAGAACAGTACGAGCAAAGGCTTAAAGATAAAGATGCTGAGATCATTTATCTCCGGCAACTTCTCGATAAAAAATAA
- a CDS encoding DUF6705 family protein translates to MKKILAILLITSLNSISAQQVFPINTPKINIPNGAYYKDLEGELNPYIGIWKGTWEGKTLYLQLKKIKDRSTANDGSYYDSDQIVGERKIISSNGAIEVDRITNFDQSAPEFYGIFGQYKNFAQKYLLFQPKDMCNKTANVNISFTDAQKTQMNLSFQYNPLGINESCQYYNQIMIEGKDWPFNFPKNITLTKQ, encoded by the coding sequence ATGAAAAAAATATTAGCCATTTTATTAATAACAAGTCTAAACTCTATTTCTGCACAACAAGTTTTTCCAATAAACACTCCAAAAATTAATATTCCTAATGGAGCTTATTATAAAGATTTAGAAGGAGAACTTAATCCTTATATTGGAATCTGGAAAGGAACTTGGGAAGGAAAAACTTTATATCTACAGTTGAAGAAAATCAAAGACAGATCTACAGCAAATGACGGAAGCTACTATGACTCTGATCAAATAGTAGGTGAACGTAAAATAATATCTTCAAATGGTGCTATAGAAGTTGACAGAATTACTAATTTTGATCAGAGCGCACCTGAATTTTATGGCATCTTCGGTCAATATAAAAATTTCGCGCAAAAGTACTTACTATTTCAACCTAAAGATATGTGTAACAAAACAGCCAATGTAAATATTTCTTTTACAGATGCTCAAAAAACACAAATGAACTTGAGTTTCCAATACAACCCTCTTGGAATAAACGAATCCTGCCAGTATTACAATCAAATTATGATAGAAGGAAAAGATTGGCCTTTCAATTTTCCTAAAAATATCACTCTAACAAAACAATAA